Proteins from a genomic interval of Medicago truncatula cultivar Jemalong A17 chromosome 3, MtrunA17r5.0-ANR, whole genome shotgun sequence:
- the LOC11446063 gene encoding F-box protein SKIP23, whose amino-acid sequence MEELDWSALPRELLNLISKGIDNKIDLIRFRSVCSNWRRSSSVSNHHLNLTIKFPLLDFSYILSNPIDTTNTLFFSLSRRSIFLIKPQQHQHQLTLDRPWLLRITQNESGKIKLFLPLMSYHSPSISFYLPHLLDFNNLSVRHLGTDFFVGSEFFFLNKSSFFSNYMYPEKVISVGEKPLAIGILKPCTPQPVLFRCSDECWKQISDISTTFGDICVFRGQIYVVDKRGRTVKIRLDSTVDLVAQHVVGGGDRKLLVESDGELLLVDIYECLRFSIEVFRFHEKEKKWVKLKNLGDRVLFLVNGCSFSASASDLCVSKGNCVIFIDDAFLSLLGTCNVGIVSFIWIKVGFRLCLVILNTSTCSGHLRIGSSKAEYAILH is encoded by the coding sequence ATGGAGGAGTTAGACTGGTCTGCTCTCCCAAGGGAGCTTCTAAATCTGATATCAAAAGGAATTGACAACAAGATCGATCTCATTCGCTTTCGATCGGTATGTTCCAATTGGCGTCGCTCTTCCTCCGTCTCAAATCACCATCTCAATTTAACTATCAAGTTTCCACTCCTTGATTTCTCATATATACTCTCTAATCCCATCGACACCACCAATACTTTATTCTTTTCCCTGTCCAGACGTAGTATCTTCCTCATCAAACCACAGCAACACCAACACCAATTAACCCTTGATCGTCCTTGGTTGTTGCGAATTACCCAAAACGAAAGTGGAAAAATCAAACTCTTCCTCCCACTCATGTCATATCACTCACCTTCAATCTCTTTTTATCTTCCTCATCTACTTGATTTCAACAATCTATCGGTCCGACATTTAGGAACTGATTTTTTCGTGGGCAGCGAGTTCTTTTTCCTCAATAAATCATCATTTTTCTCCAATTACATGTACCCTGAAAAGGTTATTTCCGTTGGAGAAAAACCACTCGCTATTGGCATATTAAAACCCTGTACCCCTCAGCCAGTTCTTTTTCGCTGCAGTGATGAGTGTTGGAAGCAGATCTCCGACATCTCGACCACCTTTGGAGATATCTGTGTGTTTAGAGGGCAGATTTACGTTGTTGATAAACGTGGAAGGACAGTTAAGATTCGACTGGATTCCACGGTTGATTTAGTGGCTCAACATGTTGTAGGTGGTGGGGATAGAAAGTTGCTGGTAGAGAGTGACGGTGAGTTGTTGTTAGTCGACATTTACGAGTGTTTACGTTTTAGTATTGAAGTGTTCAGGTTTCatgagaaagagaagaaatgggtgAAGTTGAAAAATTTAGGGGATAGGGTTTTGTTCCTTGTGAATGGATGTTCATTTTCTGCTTCTGCTTCAGATTTGTGTGTTTCCAAAGGGAATTGTGTCATCTTTATTGACGATGCGTTCCTATCTCTTCTAGGAACGTGCAATGTGGGAATCGTGTCTTTCATTTGGATCAAGGTCGGCTTTCGTCTATGTCTCGTTATCCTGAATACTTCAACTTGTTCTGGCCACCTCCGGATTGGATCTTCAAAAGCTGAGTATGCCATCTTGCATTGA
- the LOC11446062 gene encoding F-box/kelch-repeat protein At3g23880, translated as MASVSSSDKVVSSQSLMVETTAIGTLTYVLPLPTLPFDLIVEIMCRLPVKLLVQLRCLGKSFNYLISDPKFAKKHLRLSIKRHHLIVCPADLSSRVILYDSPISSFFSKSGVTQTQLSYPKFQFENPTNISSCDGILCLTIDDGSAILWNPSIRKLTKLPPFFVKGEKSFWYSAYSFGYDRFTDEYKVFVVSLLNYERKIEVSVHTLGTDYWRRIQDFPFKNAIRYSGIFVSDTVNWLTTDLSKSNCDEIVSLDLVNESYQILSSPDLNRESWRLSMGVLRDCLCLSASSTCDMFFDVWVMKEYGNIDSWTKLYSVSYVGTQIPQAYALVLYISEDDQMVVDFIGQRQGSNKRMVTMYDSKNGTLNILDIQNINHFSFFTLVVYNESLISP; from the coding sequence ATGGCGTCAGTTAGCAGCAGTGACAAAGTCGTTTCTTCTCAGTCACTCATGGTGGAAACAACCGCCATCGGAACCCTAACATATGTGCTGCCTTTACCTACTCTTCCATTCGATCTGATTGTGGAAATTATGTGCAGACTTCCGGTAAAGCTACTAGTGCAGCTTCGGTGCCTTGGCAAATCCTTCAATTACCTAATTTCAGATCCGAAATTCGCCAAGAAGCACCTTCGTTTATCAATCAAGCGCCACCACCTCATAGTATGCCCTGCCGACTTGTCATCTCGGGTAATTCTCTATGATTCCCcaatttcctcttttttttcaaaatctggGGTTACTCAGACACAACTCAGTTACCCTAAATTTCAATTCGAAAATCCTACCAACATAAGTTCTTGCGATGGAATCCTTTGCCTCACCATAGATGATGGTTCCGCTATTTTGTGGAACCCTTCCAtcagaaaattaacaaaattgcCTCCTTTTTTTGTGAAAGGGGAGAAAAGTTTTTGGTATTCCGCATATAGCTTTGGGTATGACCGTTTCACTGATGAGTATAAGGTCTTCGTTGTTTCCCTTCTTAATTACGAAAGGAAAATAGAAGTTAGTGTTCATACTTTGGGCACTGATTATTGGAGAAGGATACAAGACTTCCCATTTAAAAATGCTATTCGGTACAGTGGAATATTTGTGAGTGACACTGTTAATTGGTTGACTACTGatctttcaaaatcaaattgtgATGAAATTGTTTCTCTTGATTTGGTGAACGAGTCCTACCAAATACTTTCGAGCCCTGATTTGAATAGGGAATCTTGGCGTTTGTCGATGGGAGTGTTGAGGGACTGCTTGTGCCTCTCTGCAAGTAGTACTTGTGATATGTTTTTTGATGTTTGGGTTATGAAGGAATATGGAAATATAGATTCTTGGACTAAATTATACAGTGTTTCTTACGTTGGAACTCAGATTCCCCAAGCATATGCGTTAGTTCTGTATATTTCTGAGGATGACCAAATGGTAGTGGATTTTATTGGGCAGCGCCAGGGGAGTAACAAACGGATGGTCACTATGTATGATTCCAAAA
- the LOC25488778 gene encoding F-box protein SKIP23, producing MATEVDWSELPKELLNLISQCIDNELDLIHFRSICSTWRSSSIPNHHSNISSFKFPKYIPPPYSTKNDDNDIIHFIKNSNSPFDSFSKRSLFLVKAPPHQTVVLRPWLMQICPSSLPNKRGKIMLTYSHPPIRHESAKQLQETLIERADVLDFNKLSVLHLGTRYISNQYGKCPETALAVTCHGKNPLLLGTLSHFSHLPVIFRGCNEQWKLFSNLSTVRGDICLFKGRFYVVEMSGRTVKIGPDLTMVLVAQPLYNLLGDSLIRKMLVESEGELLLLDIYQSLYQFRIDFFKLDEKEKKWVKLMDYDKKLEKWKLKNFGDMVFFLGSGCSFSASASDLCLTKGNCVIFIDYYVLSRDDLTHGYRVFHLERNQLSRVSEYPEYFNLFLPPKWILKI from the coding sequence ATGGCAACTGAGGTAGACTGGTCTGAACTTCCTAAAGAACTTCTGAATCTCATATCACAATGCATTGACAACGAACTCGACCTTATTCATTTTCGATCAATTTGTTCAACGTGGCGCTCTTCCTCCATCCCAAATCACCATAGTAACATCTCATCCTTCAAATTCCCCAAATATATTCCTCCACCATATTCCACAAAAAACGACGACAATGATATCATCCATTTCATCAAAAACAGCAACTCTCCATTCGACAGCTTCTCCAAACGCAGTCTCTTCCTTGTCAAAGCACCACCACATCAAACCGTAGTTCTTCGTCCTTGGTTGATGCAAATATGCCCAAGCTCACTCCCAAACAAGCGTGGCAAAATTATGCTCACATACTCACACCCACCCATCAGACATGAATCAGCAAAACAACTACAAGAAACCTTAATTGAACGTGCTGACGTGCTTGACTTCAACAAACTCTCCGTCCTTCATTTAGGAACCCGTTACATCTCCAACCAATACGGAAAGTGCCCTGAAACCGCCCTTGCTGTCACGTGCCATGGGAAAAACCCTCTCTTACTCGGCACATTGAGTCATTTTTCCCATCTGCCAGTGATTTTTCGTGGCTGCAACGAGCAGTGGAAGCTGTTCTCCAATTTATCAACTGTCCGTGGAGACATCTGCTTGTTTAAAGGGCGGTTCTACGTGGTAGAAATGTCCGGAAGAACAGTTAAGATTGGACCAGACTTGACCATGGTATTAGTGGCTCAACCTTTATATAATCTTCTTGGTGACAGTCTCATCAGAAAAATGCTGGTGGAGAGCGAGGGTGAGTTGTTGTTATTGGACATTTATCAATCATTGTATCAATtcagaattgatttttttaagcttgatgagaaggagaagaagtggGTGAAGTTGATGGATTATGATAAGAAGTTAGAGAAGTGGAAGTTGAAGAATTTTGGGGATATGGTTTTTTTCTTGGGGAGTGGATGTTCATTTTCTGCTTCTGCTTCAGATCTGTGTCTTACCAAAGGAAATTGTGTTATCTTTATTGATTATTACGTCTTATCTAGGGACGATTTAACACACGGGTATCGTGTTTTTCACTTGGAACGAAATCAGCTTTCGCGTGTGTCTGAATATCCCGAATATTTTAACTTGTTCTTGCCACCGAAGTGGATCCTCAAAATTTGA